One genomic region from Croceicoccus sp. YJ47 encodes:
- a CDS encoding STAS domain-containing protein has translation MPETNLKTVLDILKDDETGVLTDWIEQADEDGAKRSDLFSEREERDQAASLLRAFRSGVRDGYRDGDFDLEDDYWADLRGILAEITYERVERGVLPSEMASFVLSLKATMFERLKERLKDEPDRLVSEILLVTKAIDAFAIYTTEVFIREREQVIERQRDEMLELSTPVVELWDKVLTLPLIGTLDSLRAQEVMENLLEAIVAKQAEVVIVDITGVKTVDTQVAQHLLRTAAAVRLMGAQCIVSGISPKIAQTMVQLGVDVGEVKTRSSIRNALTDALTAVGVAILPIERLDRVTAK, from the coding sequence TTGAAGACCGTGCTGGACATCCTCAAGGACGATGAGACGGGCGTCCTCACCGACTGGATCGAACAGGCCGACGAGGACGGCGCCAAGCGCAGCGACCTGTTCTCCGAACGCGAGGAACGCGACCAGGCCGCGAGCCTGCTGCGCGCGTTCCGTTCCGGCGTGCGCGACGGATATCGCGACGGCGATTTCGATCTGGAGGACGATTACTGGGCCGATCTGCGCGGGATCCTGGCGGAAATCACGTATGAACGCGTCGAACGCGGCGTGTTGCCGAGCGAGATGGCCTCCTTCGTGCTCAGCCTCAAGGCGACCATGTTCGAGCGGCTCAAGGAACGGTTGAAAGATGAGCCGGACCGGCTGGTCAGTGAAATCCTGCTCGTGACGAAGGCGATCGACGCCTTTGCCATCTACACGACCGAGGTGTTCATCCGCGAGCGCGAGCAGGTCATCGAACGCCAGCGTGACGAGATGCTGGAACTGTCGACCCCGGTCGTCGAATTGTGGGACAAGGTGCTCACCCTCCCGCTCATCGGCACGCTCGACAGCCTGCGTGCGCAGGAGGTGATGGAAAACCTGCTCGAGGCGATCGTGGCAAAGCAGGCGGAGGTCGTCATCGTCGACATCACCGGGGTCAAGACCGTGGATACGCAGGTGGCACAGCATCTGCTGCGCACCGCCGCCGCCGTCCGGCTCATGGGCGCGCAATGCATCGTGAGCGGGATCAGCCCGAAGATCGCGCAGACCATGGTGCAGCTCGGCGTGGACGTGGGCGAGGTGAAGACGCGCTCGTCGATCCGCAATGCGCTCACCGATGCGCTCACCGCCGTGGGCGTGGCCATTCTCCCGATCGAGCGGCTCGACCGCGTCACGGCAAAATGA
- a CDS encoding STAS domain-containing protein, producing the protein MNAASIYSVEGILLVSIRADIADSDIIDLQDVLSQRIADTGARGVVIDIAELDIVDTFVGRVLAQVTSISKLLDAETYVVGMRPAVAMTLVELGMYLPGNRTALTLSHALARMREDGLTDDSAG; encoded by the coding sequence ATGAACGCCGCGTCCATCTATTCGGTCGAGGGCATATTGCTGGTCTCGATCCGGGCCGACATCGCCGACAGCGACATCATCGATCTGCAGGATGTCCTGTCGCAGCGGATCGCCGATACGGGCGCGCGCGGCGTGGTGATCGACATTGCCGAGCTCGACATCGTGGATACGTTCGTGGGCCGCGTGCTGGCGCAGGTGACGTCCATATCGAAGCTGCTCGATGCCGAAACCTATGTCGTCGGCATGCGGCCTGCGGTCGCCATGACGCTGGTCGAACTGGGCATGTATCTGCCCGGCAATCGCACCGCCCTCACGCTGAGCCATGCGCTGGCCCGGATGCGTGAGGACGGGCTGACGGACGATAGCGCCGGATGA
- a CDS encoding ATP-binding protein: protein MILKGGRRIALLDLVTDRDVAIARRRVGDAMAKRGCRELMQTRFVTAVSEIARNAIVHGGGGRLAIYEFPGNRKIGIECIDEGPGIADVEQAMTDGFSTRDSLGRGLGGAKRLSHEFEIDTHGETGTIVRMTGLQNTR, encoded by the coding sequence ATGATCCTCAAGGGCGGTCGCAGGATCGCGCTGCTGGACCTCGTCACCGATCGCGACGTCGCCATCGCCCGCCGGCGGGTCGGCGATGCCATGGCAAAGCGCGGATGCCGCGAATTGATGCAGACGCGTTTCGTCACGGCGGTGAGCGAGATCGCCCGCAATGCCATCGTGCACGGCGGGGGCGGGCGGCTCGCGATCTACGAGTTTCCGGGCAATCGCAAGATCGGCATCGAATGCATCGACGAGGGGCCGGGCATCGCCGATGTGGAGCAGGCGATGACCGACGGTTTTTCGACGCGCGACAGCCTCGGTCGCGGATTGGGTGGAGCCAAAAGGCTGTCTCATGAGTTCGAGATCGATACCCATGGAGAAACAGGCACCATTGTCCGCATGACCGGATTGCAGAACACACGATGA
- a CDS encoding ATP-binding protein yields MSEWLKIAEPSTVAEARRRARRHAGAAGLGSIATEHVAIVATEIAQNILRHGGGGRMLTCITGGAGHVRLHVIGIDDGPGIERLGRMMKDGVSTRHSAGTGLGAIARLSDRFDIMTARGKGTTVMSEFVPKTAAMSDLCDEAGMRTPFPGERECGDQIAMKQAGPVSIYMLCDGLGHGAKAAVAADTARRVFLDTPGEDPAALLAAMGTGLAGTRGAVAAVVTVDRAQGALSYAGIGNISTMIVQGGAIKRLPVRDGLLGGRAASPHTEQCAIAPDATVLMHSDGVSTLRGLERRGPLFYRSAPVIAATLLDENTRGRDDASILAARMTPARVGE; encoded by the coding sequence ATGAGCGAATGGCTCAAGATCGCGGAACCCAGCACGGTTGCGGAGGCGCGCCGCCGTGCGCGCCGCCATGCGGGTGCGGCGGGGCTCGGCTCGATCGCCACCGAACATGTCGCCATCGTCGCCACCGAAATCGCGCAGAACATCCTGCGCCACGGCGGCGGGGGCCGGATGCTGACCTGCATCACCGGTGGGGCGGGGCATGTGCGGCTGCATGTGATCGGCATCGACGACGGGCCGGGCATCGAACGGCTCGGCCGGATGATGAAGGACGGCGTGTCCACCCGCCATTCCGCCGGGACCGGGCTCGGCGCGATCGCGCGCCTGTCCGACCGGTTCGACATCATGACCGCGCGGGGCAAGGGCACCACCGTCATGAGCGAGTTCGTGCCCAAGACCGCCGCGATGAGCGATCTTTGCGACGAGGCCGGCATGCGCACCCCTTTTCCGGGAGAGCGGGAATGCGGCGACCAGATCGCGATGAAGCAGGCCGGCCCGGTGAGCATCTACATGCTGTGCGACGGGCTGGGCCATGGGGCGAAGGCCGCCGTCGCCGCGGACACCGCACGGCGCGTGTTTCTCGACACGCCGGGGGAGGATCCGGCCGCTTTGCTCGCCGCGATGGGCACAGGGCTTGCGGGCACGCGCGGGGCGGTGGCCGCGGTCGTGACCGTGGACCGGGCGCAGGGGGCGCTGTCCTATGCCGGCATCGGCAATATCTCGACGATGATCGTGCAGGGCGGCGCGATCAAGCGGCTGCCGGTGCGGGACGGCCTGCTCGGCGGGCGGGCGGCGTCCCCCCATACCGAGCAATGCGCGATTGCGCCCGATGCGACCGTGCTGATGCATTCGGACGGGGTGAGCACGCTGCGCGGACTGGAGCGGCGCGGTCCGCTGTTTTATCGCAGCGCGCCGGTCATCGCCGCGACCCTGCTGGACGAAAACACGCGCGGCCGCGACGATGCCAGCATTCTTGCCGCCCGCATGACCCCGGCGAGGGTGGGCGAATGA
- a CDS encoding sensor histidine kinase, producing the protein MIDIITVRIAAEADIARVRQVADKVAQSFGLESFARTRMVTAVLEISRNALQYGGGGQVRFSATPKPGGSEIGVRVTDQGTGIDNPAAFERERRPYLETKAATRGLGLGLSGVKRLADNFDIASSPQGTRVAMAFFVPVPADEIARRAAAAAEAVLGLGSADPIAELSRQNRELAAAMAERELLIDEVHHRTGNNLALIVSFIQMSKRKAASPETRQAMAELEARVHSVARVHQELQRAQQSDRIELLPLLENVAKHASDAFSSVNLSVDIDVVSEPVEVVSSTAIDFGLIVGELITNAFKHAFEGRSKGRIAIRFDRTEGTDPGWVLIVRDDGVGTPEDARPDRPQSLGWRMIRAMSARHAANIETDGSDGFCCAITFPQSVVRAPNTADTDG; encoded by the coding sequence ATGATCGACATCATCACCGTCCGCATCGCCGCGGAGGCCGATATCGCCCGCGTCCGGCAGGTTGCCGACAAGGTCGCGCAATCCTTCGGCCTGGAAAGCTTCGCGCGCACCCGCATGGTGACCGCCGTGCTCGAAATTTCGCGCAATGCGCTTCAATACGGGGGCGGCGGGCAGGTGCGTTTTTCCGCCACGCCGAAACCGGGCGGTTCCGAAATCGGCGTGCGCGTCACCGATCAGGGCACCGGCATCGACAATCCCGCCGCATTCGAGCGCGAGCGGCGCCCCTATCTCGAAACGAAGGCCGCGACCCGCGGGCTGGGCCTGGGGTTGAGCGGGGTTAAGCGGCTCGCCGACAATTTCGACATCGCCTCCTCGCCGCAGGGGACGCGCGTGGCGATGGCCTTTTTCGTGCCCGTCCCCGCCGACGAAATCGCCCGGCGCGCAGCCGCGGCGGCCGAAGCGGTGCTCGGCCTTGGCAGTGCGGACCCCATCGCCGAACTCTCGCGTCAGAACCGCGAGCTTGCCGCCGCGATGGCGGAGCGCGAACTGCTCATCGACGAGGTGCACCACCGCACCGGCAACAATCTCGCCCTCATCGTCAGCTTCATCCAGATGAGCAAGCGCAAGGCCGCCTCCCCCGAAACGCGGCAGGCCATGGCGGAGCTGGAGGCGCGGGTGCATTCCGTCGCCCGCGTGCATCAGGAACTCCAACGTGCACAGCAGAGCGACCGAATCGAATTGCTCCCCCTGCTCGAAAACGTGGCGAAACATGCGAGCGACGCTTTTTCCAGTGTCAATCTTTCCGTCGACATCGACGTGGTAAGCGAACCGGTGGAGGTCGTGAGCAGCACGGCCATCGATTTCGGCCTGATCGTGGGCGAATTGATAACGAATGCGTTCAAACATGCGTTCGAGGGGCGCAGCAAGGGCCGCATCGCCATCCGCTTCGATCGCACGGAGGGGACCGATCCGGGCTGGGTCCTGATCGTGCGGGACGACGGGGTCGGCACGCCGGAGGATGCGCGCCCGGACCGCCCGCAATCGCTGGGCTGGCGCATGATCCGGGCGATGTCCGCGCGCCACGCCGCCAATATCGAAACCGACGGCAGCGACGGGTTCTGCTGCGCCATCACCTTTCCCCAGTCGGTCGTGCGCGCGCCGAATACCGCCGATACGGACGGGTAA
- a CDS encoding nitronate monooxygenase family protein yields the protein MARPALFDSLRLPLICAPLFIISNPRTVIAQCTAGVVGSFPALNARPAAMLDEWLHEITEALAAWDRDNPDRPAAPFAVNQIVHRSNDRLETDMAVCEKHKVPMVITSLGAREEVNQAVHGWGGITMHDVIDNRFAHKAVEKGADGLIAVAAGAGGHAGALSPFALMQEIRDWFDGPLALSGAIATGRSILSAQAMGADFAYSGSMFIATEEANADERYKQMVVDSGASDIVYSNLFTGVHGNYLRGSIENAGMDPDDLPTSDPSKMDFGGSKAKAWKDVWGCGQGIGTVKAVEPVAAKVERLSREYHAAKAELNRDAYPDAAA from the coding sequence TTGGCCCGACCTGCGCTATTCGATTCCCTGCGCCTTCCGCTCATCTGCGCGCCGCTTTTCATCATCTCCAACCCGCGCACGGTGATCGCGCAATGTACGGCCGGCGTCGTCGGCTCCTTTCCCGCGCTCAATGCCCGGCCCGCCGCCATGCTGGATGAATGGCTCCATGAAATTACCGAGGCGCTGGCCGCGTGGGACCGCGACAATCCGGACCGCCCCGCCGCGCCCTTTGCCGTGAATCAGATCGTCCACCGCTCCAACGACAGGCTGGAAACCGACATGGCGGTCTGTGAAAAGCACAAGGTGCCGATGGTCATCACCTCGCTCGGCGCGCGCGAGGAGGTCAACCAGGCCGTCCATGGCTGGGGCGGGATCACCATGCACGATGTCATCGACAACCGTTTCGCGCACAAGGCGGTGGAAAAGGGCGCCGACGGGCTGATCGCGGTGGCGGCGGGTGCCGGCGGGCACGCGGGCGCGCTCTCGCCCTTTGCCCTGATGCAGGAAATCCGCGACTGGTTCGACGGGCCGCTGGCGCTCTCGGGCGCGATTGCGACGGGCCGCTCCATCCTCTCGGCGCAGGCGATGGGGGCCGATTTCGCCTATTCGGGCTCGATGTTCATCGCGACCGAGGAAGCGAACGCGGACGAACGATACAAGCAGATGGTCGTCGACAGCGGCGCCTCCGACATCGTCTATTCCAATCTTTTCACCGGCGTGCACGGCAATTACCTGCGCGGGTCGATCGAAAACGCCGGCATGGACCCCGACGATCTTCCGACCAGCGACCCGTCCAAGATGGATTTCGGCGGGTCGAAGGCGAAGGCGTGGAAGGACGTGTGGGGATGCGGCCAGGGCATCGGCACGGTGAAGGCCGTCGAACCCGTCGCCGCCAAGGTCGAGCGGCTTTCGCGCGAGTATCACGCCGCGAAGGCGGAGCTGAACCGCGACGCCTATCCCGACGCCGCCGCCTGA